A DNA window from Mytilus edulis chromosome 14, xbMytEdul2.2, whole genome shotgun sequence contains the following coding sequences:
- the LOC139503904 gene encoding perlucin-like, with amino-acid sequence MASFVMKFLLISICVTVITCCAPGWKKTSSLSGWCFLFSHNQVTWAEAEEICRSFEGYLAEPINKPIDDYLISETLKTGRKYWLGLSDLEQEGTFLWTTSQTGITSYNNWIPGDPNNANSGEDCVLNNWTHKGKWADGDCEWKEYYICQTEDIDGGLVG; translated from the exons ATGGCGTCGTTTGTTATGAAATTTCTTTTGATTTCAATAT GTGTAACGGTAATAACTTGCTGTGCCCCTGGATGGAAGAAGACTAGCAGTCTAAGTGGATGGTGTTTTCTATTCTCACATAATCAAGTGACTTGGGCCGAGGCTGAG GAAATATGCAGGTCATTTGAAGGATATTTAGCAGAACCAATAAATAAACCTATTGATGATTATTTAATCTCAGAAACTCTAAAAACGG GACGAAAATACTGGCTCGGACTCAGTGATTTGGAACAAGAGGGTACCTTTCTGTGGACAACTAGCCAAACAGGAATTACATCATATAATAACTGGATCCCAGGGGACCCGAATAATGCCAACAGTGGGGAGGACTGTGTTCTAAATAACTGGACCCATAAAGGCAAATGGGCAGATGGAGACTGCGAATGGAAGGAGTATTATATTTGTCAGACAGA agaTATTGATGGAGGTTTAGTCGGATGA